The uncultured Ilyobacter sp. genome has a segment encoding these proteins:
- the coaE gene encoding dephospho-CoA kinase (Dephospho-CoA kinase (CoaE) performs the final step in coenzyme A biosynthesis.) produces the protein MIIGLTGGIASGKSTVSKILDEMGIRVVDADIIAREVMDSREVVEKITDEFGEKILDENGKLDRSKLREVAFSSKRRVELLNSIVHPSVIERFKNEREKSVTTGEILVFDIPLLFEAKMENLCDKVIVVYVDSETQIKRVMERDGSKRETAVNIIKNQMPLSEKLKRADIKIKNDGTIEGLEKKIKEIFSKF, from the coding sequence ATGATCATCGGCCTGACTGGGGGGATAGCCTCTGGAAAAAGCACAGTGTCTAAAATATTGGATGAGATGGGAATAAGAGTTGTAGATGCTGATATAATAGCTAGGGAAGTCATGGATTCAAGAGAGGTAGTGGAGAAGATCACCGATGAATTCGGTGAAAAAATATTAGATGAAAATGGTAAACTGGATAGATCGAAACTGAGAGAGGTGGCTTTTTCCTCAAAAAGAAGGGTGGAGTTATTAAACTCCATAGTCCATCCATCTGTGATAGAGAGATTTAAAAATGAGAGAGAAAAATCTGTGACAACAGGGGAGATACTGGTCTTTGATATACCACTTCTTTTTGAAGCAAAGATGGAAAATCTGTGTGACAAGGTAATAGTGGTCTATGTGGACAGTGAAACTCAGATAAAAAGGGTAATGGAAAGAGATGGAAGCAAAAGAGAAACCGCCGTAAATATAATAAAAAACCAAATGCCCTTGTCAGAAAAACTGAAAAGAGCTGATATAAAAATAAAAAATGACGGAACCATTGAAGGGCTTGAAAAAAAGATAAAAGAGATTTTTTCAAAGTTTTAA